A single genomic interval of Peromyscus leucopus breed LL Stock chromosome 7, UCI_PerLeu_2.1, whole genome shotgun sequence harbors:
- the Hmbs gene encoding porphobilinogen deaminase isoform X2, giving the protein MSGNGGAAATVEKNGSKMRVVRVGTRKSQLARIQTDTVVAMLKTLHPGMQFEIIAMSTTGDKILDTALSKIGEKSLFTKELEYALEKNEVDLVVHSLKDVPTILPPGFTIGAVCKRENPCDAVVFHPKFIGKTLETLPEKSAVGTSSLRRVAQLQRKFPHLEFKSIRGNLNTRLRKLDEQQEFSAIILAVAGLQRMGWQNRVGQILHPEECMYAVGQGALAVEVRAKDQDILELVSVLHDPETLLRCIAERAFLRHLEGGCSVPVAVHTVMSDGQLYLTGGVWSLDGSDSMQETMQTTIQVPFQHEDGPEDDPQLVGITARNIPRGAQLAAENLGISLASLLLNKGAKNILDVARQLNDAH; this is encoded by the exons ATGTCCGGTAACGGCGGGGCGGCTGCAACCGTG GAAAAAAACGGCTCCAAGATGAGGGTGGTCCGAGTGGGAACCAGGAAGAGCCAG CTGGCTCGCATACAGACGGACACTGTGGTGGCGATGCTGAAAACCTTGCACCCTGGCATGCAGTTTGAGATCA TTGCCATGTCTACCACAGGGGACAAAATTCTAGACACTGCACTCTCTAAG ATTGGAGAGAAGAGCCTGTTTACCAAGGAGCTAGAATACGCCCTGGAGAAAAATGA AGTGGACCTGGTTGTTCATTCCCTGAAGGATGTGCCTACTATACTACCTCCTGGCTTTACCATTGGAGCCGTCTGCAA ACGGGAAAATCCTTGTGACGCTGTTGTCTTCCACCCGAAATTTATTGGAAAGACTCTAGAGACCTTGCCAGAGAAGAG CGCAGTGGGAACCAGCTCCCTGAGGAGAGTGGCccagctacagagaaagttcccaCACCTCGAGTTCAAGAGTATT CGGGGAAACCTCAACACCCGGCTACGGAAGCTCGATGAGCAGCAGGAGTTCAGTGCCATTATCCTGGCTGTAGCTGGCCTGCAGCGCATGGGCTGGCAGAACCGGGTGGGACAG ATCTTGCACCCAGAGGAATGTATGTATGCTGTGGGTCAG GGAGCCCTAGCGGTGGAAGTGCGAGCCAAGGACCAGGATATCTTGGAACTTGTCAGTGTGTTGCATGATCCTGAGACTCTGCTTCGCTGCATTGCTGAGAGGGCCTTTCTGAGGCACCTG GAAGGAGGCTGTAGTGTGCCAGTAGCCGTACATACAGTGATGAGCGATGGGCAA CTGTACCTGACTGGAGGAGTCTGGAGTCTAGACGGCTCAGATAGCATGCAAGAGACCATGCAGACTACCATCCAGGTCCCTTTTCAG CATGAAGATGGTCCAGAGGATGACCCGCAGCTGGTTGGAATCACTGCCCGGAACATTCCAAGAGGAGCCCAGCTAGCTGCTGAAAACCTGGGCATCAGCCTGGCCAGCTTGTTGCTGAACAAAGGAGCCAAGAACATTCTGGACGTTGCACGGCAGCTTAATGATGCGCACTAA
- the Hmbs gene encoding porphobilinogen deaminase isoform X1: MRVVRVGTRKSQLARIQTDTVVAMLKTLHPGMQFEIIAMSTTGDKILDTALSKIGEKSLFTKELEYALEKNEVDLVVHSLKDVPTILPPGFTIGAVCKRENPCDAVVFHPKFIGKTLETLPEKSAVGTSSLRRVAQLQRKFPHLEFKSIRGNLNTRLRKLDEQQEFSAIILAVAGLQRMGWQNRVGQILHPEECMYAVGQGALAVEVRAKDQDILELVSVLHDPETLLRCIAERAFLRHLEGGCSVPVAVHTVMSDGQLYLTGGVWSLDGSDSMQETMQTTIQVPFQHEDGPEDDPQLVGITARNIPRGAQLAAENLGISLASLLLNKGAKNILDVARQLNDAH; encoded by the exons ATGAGGGTGGTCCGAGTGGGAACCAGGAAGAGCCAG CTGGCTCGCATACAGACGGACACTGTGGTGGCGATGCTGAAAACCTTGCACCCTGGCATGCAGTTTGAGATCA TTGCCATGTCTACCACAGGGGACAAAATTCTAGACACTGCACTCTCTAAG ATTGGAGAGAAGAGCCTGTTTACCAAGGAGCTAGAATACGCCCTGGAGAAAAATGA AGTGGACCTGGTTGTTCATTCCCTGAAGGATGTGCCTACTATACTACCTCCTGGCTTTACCATTGGAGCCGTCTGCAA ACGGGAAAATCCTTGTGACGCTGTTGTCTTCCACCCGAAATTTATTGGAAAGACTCTAGAGACCTTGCCAGAGAAGAG CGCAGTGGGAACCAGCTCCCTGAGGAGAGTGGCccagctacagagaaagttcccaCACCTCGAGTTCAAGAGTATT CGGGGAAACCTCAACACCCGGCTACGGAAGCTCGATGAGCAGCAGGAGTTCAGTGCCATTATCCTGGCTGTAGCTGGCCTGCAGCGCATGGGCTGGCAGAACCGGGTGGGACAG ATCTTGCACCCAGAGGAATGTATGTATGCTGTGGGTCAG GGAGCCCTAGCGGTGGAAGTGCGAGCCAAGGACCAGGATATCTTGGAACTTGTCAGTGTGTTGCATGATCCTGAGACTCTGCTTCGCTGCATTGCTGAGAGGGCCTTTCTGAGGCACCTG GAAGGAGGCTGTAGTGTGCCAGTAGCCGTACATACAGTGATGAGCGATGGGCAA CTGTACCTGACTGGAGGAGTCTGGAGTCTAGACGGCTCAGATAGCATGCAAGAGACCATGCAGACTACCATCCAGGTCCCTTTTCAG CATGAAGATGGTCCAGAGGATGACCCGCAGCTGGTTGGAATCACTGCCCGGAACATTCCAAGAGGAGCCCAGCTAGCTGCTGAAAACCTGGGCATCAGCCTGGCCAGCTTGTTGCTGAACAAAGGAGCCAAGAACATTCTGGACGTTGCACGGCAGCTTAATGATGCGCACTAA